TCATCCGCGCGATCTGCTGACCGCGACCGGCCACCTCGGGGAGGGTCGTGAGCCCGATGTCCGGAAGCCCCAGGTCGGCCGAGAGCACCGCCCCCGAGATGTAGACGCCCTCGAAACCCTTCCGCTCGATGAGGCGCGCCGACAGCGGGTTGAAGGCGCCGGGGAAGCGCAGGAGCTCGCCCGAGCGCAGCCGCTCGCGGAACGCGCGCCGCTTCTCGTGCGCGGGAACGGTGGAGTAGAGCATCAGAAGAGGCCCTTGGGCGCCGGCGCGGTGGCGAGCACCCCGGGCTTGGCCACGATCGAGAGCTGCCGCACCTCGTCGGCGGTGAGCTCAGGGAGGCGCTCGGCGAGCTCGAGGAAGCGCTCGATCTCCTCCGGCGCGAGCACGGGCTCGGCGAGCAGCCGGAACTTGCGCACGTAGTCGTCCCGCGCGAAGGGCCGCGCCCCGAGCGGGTGCGCGTCGGCGACGGCGATCTCGTCTTCGATCACGGTGCCGTCGGTGAGCGTGATCACCACGCGACCACCGAAGGCCTTCTCGTTCGGGTCGTCGGAGTGGTACCGGCGAGTCCACTCCGCGTCCTCGGCCGTGGTGATCTTCTGCCACAGCTCGACCGTGTCGGCCCGCCCCGCCCGCTCAGGCGTGTACGAGTCGACGTGGTGCCACCCGCCATCCTGGAGGGCGACGGCGAAGATGTACGGGATCGAGTGGTCGAGCGTCTCGCGCGACGCGGTGGGATCGTACTTCTGCGGGTCGTTCGCACCCGAGCCGATCACGTAGTGGGTGTGGTGCGAGGTGTGCAGCACGATCGAGGCCACGTTCGCGGGGTCGGTCGCCTCCGGGTGCTCGCCGTGGAGCTTGCGCGCCAGGTCGATCCAGGCCTGCGCCTGGTACTCGGCCGAATGCTCCTTGGTGTACGAATCCAGAATGGCGCGCTTCGGCTCGCCCGCGGCGGGCAGCGGCACGTCATACGAGGCGTCCGGGCCGTCGAGCATCCACGCGATCACGCCGTCCTCACCCTCGTAGATCGGCGAGGGCGAAGTCTCGCCGCGCATCGCACGGTCGACGGCCTCGACCGCCATCTTCCCGGCGAACGCGGGCGCGTGGGCCTTCCAGGTGGAGATCTCGCCCTTGCGCGACTGCCGAGTGGCGGTGGTGGTGTGCAGAGCCTGACCGACAGCCTGGTAGATCGTCTCGACGGGAAGGTCGAGCAGCGTGCCGATCCCGGCGGCCGCCGACGGGCCGAGGTGGGCGACGTGGTCGATCTTGTGCTTGTGCAGGCAGATCGCCCGCACCAGGTCGATCTGGATCTCGTATCCCGTGGCGATGCCGCGCAGCAACGCCCGCCCGTCGGCGCCGACGTGCTGGGCCACGGCGAGGATCGGCGGGATGTTGTCGCCCGGGTGCGAGTAGTCGGCGGCGAGGAAGGTGTCGTGGTAATCGAGCTCCCGCACGGCCACGCCGTTCGCCCACGCCGCCCACTCGGGGCTCGTGCGACGCTCGAGCGCGCACCCGAAGATCGTCGCGCCGTCGCCACCCACCGACACGGCGTGATCGAGCGCCTGCTGGCGTGCGGCGCTCACCGGTGCGCGGGTCAGGGACGCAGCCGCGACTGCGGCGTTGTCGATGATGCGGTTGATGATCATGTCGGTCGTGTCGGCGTCGACCTCGACGGGATCGGCGGCCACCTCCGCGATGTGCCAGGCGAGCTGCCCCTCGCGCGCGAGGTGCTCATCACTGCGGTGGACGCGCAGATGGTGGGTGACGGTCATGCTGCTCCTTGCTGGGTGCGGGGGGATGCGATCACGTGCGAGAGCGCGTGGTGAAGGTGGACGTGCGTGGCGTGGGCGGCGAGGTCGGCGTCGCCGTCGGCGATGGCCTGCGCGATCAGGTGGTGCTCTGAGACGGATGCCGCCAAGCGGCCGGTGTGCTCGCGTGCGAGCCTACGCACCCGCACCAGGTGTGTGCGAACGGGGCGGAGGGCGGCGGTGAGGTAGTCGTTGCCGTGCGCGGCGTCGAGGGCGGCATCGAACCGCGCGATGAGGGCGTAGTACTCCTCACGCGCCGCGGCGCTGCTGACGTCCACCTCGGCGAAGCTCTCGGCCAGCTCGGCGAACCGCCGACGGTGATGGCTGCGGGCGGCCGCGCGGGCAGCGGCCTCCTCGAGGGCGCGGCGTACCTCGAACAGGGCGCGGATGTCGTCGGAGTCGATGGGCGCGACCACCGTCACGCGCGGGGACTGCTGCACGACGAGCCCGTCGGCGACCAGTCGCGCGAGCGCTTCGCGCAGCGGTGTGCGACTCACGCCGAGACGGGTGGACTGCTCGACCTCGCCGAGGACGGTGCCCGGCGCGAGAATCCCCTGCTGGATCTCGTCGAGGAGGGTCGCGTACGCCCGATCGCTCGCTCGCACACGCGTCACCTCCTCTGGTCAGGACCAGTGTATACATATGGACGACATCGACGGCCCTGTTCGCGAGAAGGATCGTCTGTCGTATACACACCACGGAACAGCGCACACTATTCACAAATTCGTGAAACGCGTGTAGCGTCACCGGCATGACAGACGTCATCCGCACACACGGCCTCGTCAAGCGATACGGGCGGGTCGCCGCCCTCGACGGCCTCGACCTTCACGTTCCCGCGGGACAGGTTCACGGATTCCTCGGTCCGAACGGCGCGGGGAAGTCGACGACCATCCGCATCCTCCTCGGCCTCGCCCGCGCCACGACCGGAGAGGCGCGCGTGCTCGGCGGCGATCCGTGGCGCGACGCGGTGCGCCTGCACCGCCGGATCGCGTACGTTCCCGGTGACGTCAGCATCTGGCCGAACCTCACGGGAGGAGAGGCCATCGACTTCCTCTCCCGCCTGCGCGGCGCCGGCCGGAACGACGCCCGCTACCGCGCGGAACGCGAGCGACTGTGCGAGGTCTTCCAGTTCGACCCGCGCAGGAAAGGTCGCACCTACTCGAAGGGCAATCGACAGAAGGTCGCGCTCATCGCCGCCTTCGCCGTGCCCGCAGACCTGTACATCTTCGACGAGCCGACCAGCGGCCTCGACCCGCTGATGGAACTGGTCTTCCGCGAGGAGCTCCAACGGGCTCGAGACGCCGGGGCGACGGTGCTGCTCTCCAGCCACATCCTCCCCGAGGTCGAGCAGGTGTGCGACCACGTCTCGATCATTCGCGCCGGTCGGGTCGTCGAGTCCGGCACCCTGGCCGAGCTTCGTCACCTCACCCGCACCTCGATCTCGTTCACCGCCGGCGACGGAGCCGTCCCCACCATCGCCGGCGCGCATGACATCGAGGTGGAGGGTGGGCGGGTCCGGCTGTCGCTCGACAGCGACCGGGTGACCGCCGCTCTTCCCGAACTGGCCCGCCTCGGCGTCGAGGGTCTGCGCATCGAGCCGCCGAGCCTCGAGGAGCTGTTCCTGCGCCACTACGGCGACCACCCCGTGGAGGCGTCGTGATCCTCCTGACCCAGCGTCTGCGACGCGACGGCGTGCAGCTGCTGGTGTGGATCCTCGCGACGGCAGCCCTCTGCTTCTCGGCCACGGCGGGTGTCAGTGAAGCGTTCGCCGCCGAATCCGAACGGCAGACTCTCCTGGCCGTCGCGCTGGCGAACCCCGCGATCCTTCTCTTCCGCGGCCTGCCGTCCGGGGCGAGCGAAGGGGCCTTCCTCGTCTTCACGATCCTGCCGTTCCTCGTGCTCCTCGGAGCGCTCATGGCCGGCTTCCTCGCGGTGCGGCACGTGCGCGCCGAAGAGGAATCGGGCCGCGCCGACGTTGTGTCGGCCACGCCCGCCGGTCGGCGAGCGCCCTTCATCGCGACGGTCGCCCACGGACTGATCGCCTGCACGCTCCTGGGCATCGCGACAGCCGCCGCATTCATCGCGGCGGGTCTCGGGGCAGGCGGCAGCGTCGCGCTCGGGGGTGCTCTGGCGTCCTCGGCGGCCGTGTTCCTCGGGGTCGGTCTCGTCTCGGCGCAGCTGTTCCGAAGCTCCCGGGCAGCCAACTCCTTCTCGGTCGGGGTCATCCTCATCGCCTTCCTCGCCGCGGGGATCGGCAACGCCATCGGCACCCCGTCGGACGACCTCACCCGGATGGAGAGCTCGGGGCTGGCCTGGCTGTCTCCCTTCGCGTGGGCCGAGAACGTGCGGCCCTTCGCCGACGACGACCCGCGTCCGATCCTGCTGGCGGTCGGAGTGAGCGTGGCGCTGCTGACGGTCGCGGCCGCGCTCCAGGCCACCCGCGATCTGGGCGCCGGCGTGATCGCTCCGCGTCCGGGCCGCGCCGCGGCATCCTCTCTCCTGTCGCGTCCGCTCGGACTGGCGACGCGCGTGAGCGCCGGATCCCTGCTCGCCTGGGTCGTCGGCGCAGCCGTCGTCGGAGCCCTGTCCACGTCGCTCGGCGACGTCATCGACGAGATCGCCACACAGAACCCTGCCGTCACCGACATGCTCGATCGACTTGCCGCTCAGGGGTCGATGGATCAGGGACTCGTCGTCACCTTCTTCGTGATGGTGGGCACCTTGGCGGCGTGCTTCGGTGTGCAGACGGTGCAGCGCGCCCGCCAGGAGGAGACGCACGGCACGGCCGAGCAGACGCTGGCGACCCCGGTTGCGCGCGCGAGGTGGCTCGGCGCCTTCCTCGCCACCGCTCTCGCGGGAATCGTCGTCATCGTCGCCGCGGCGGTGGCGGCCGCGACGCTGGCCCTCCTCGCGCGTGGCGGAGACCCCGCCATCCTCCCGGACGTGGTGGTCGCAGGCGCCGGTCAGGTCCTCGGAGCGGCGGTCTTCCCCGTCCTGACCGCGGTGATCTTCACCCTCCTCCCCCGCGCGACGACGACGCTGGGGTGGGTGCTGGTGATCGCGGCGGCATCGCTGGCCCTGTTCGGCGCGCTGCTGGGCCTCGACGAAGACATCGTCTCGCTCTCGCCGTTCGCCGCGGCACCCGTGCCGGCCGCGGACGGCGTCGCTTGGAACGGCAGCGCCTGGCTCGTCGTGCTCGCCGTCGCCGGGGTAGCGTCGTCCCTGATGCTCATGCGACGCAGGGAAGTTGCCACGGGTGGCTGAACCGGAGAGGTCCCACCCCGGCGTCGAGCGCGCGGAGCGGGCAGCGGCGATGCTGGCCGCCGCGGGGATGCCCCGCATGCCCGCACGGGTGATGATGGCCCTCGTGGGCTCACCCGACGAGGGGTATTCCGCCGCCGAACTCGCGTCGCGCCTGGGCGTCTCCCCCGCCGCGGTCTCCGGCGCGGTCCGCTACCTGGAGTCGATGCGGATGGTGCACCGACTCTCGCGCCCCGGCGAGCGCGTCGCGCGCTTCGACCTCATCGACGACGGCTGGCGCTCGATGGTCGTCTCCCAGACCCCTATGTACGGACGCCTCGCCGACGACATCGACGCGATCGCCGACGACAATGCCGATGCGCCGGCATCGGTCGAACGTGCACGGGAGATCGCCGGGTTCCTCCGTTACCTGGAGAAGCGGATGCCGGAGCTCGTCGTGGAATGGCAGGAATCGACCGGCAGGAGCCCGAGCTGATGACAGACACCGCCACGGCGACCGCCCCTGCGGGCGTCTTCCACGGTGACGGCCTGGCCGGCGGGGTCCGCCGCTGGCGCGGCATCCGATATGCCCTTTCCCCCGCCGGCGAGGGGCGGTGGCGACCCTCCCAGTCGGCCCCACCCGCGTCGGGACCGGTCGAGGCGCGGGCGTTCGGGCCTGCCGCTCCCCAGGGTCACACCCCGGCGGTGAAGCTCCCCGCCGACACCCCCACCGACGAGGACTGCCTGACGCTGAACATCTGGAGTCCGGATGCCGCGGGCGACCGTGCCGCACCCGTGATGGTGTGGCTCCACGGCGGCGCGTACATCTTCGGGGCGAGCAGCCAGGCGATGTACGACGGCGAGGCACTTGCACGCGCGGGCGCCGTCGTGGTGACGATCAACTACCGCATCGGCGCCCTGGGGTTCCTCGATCTGACGCGCGTGTTCCCCGATGACGGCTTCGCCGCCAACCCGGCGCTCGGCGACATCCTGCTCGCCCTTCGGTGGGTGCAGGACAACATCGCCGCCTTCGGCGGCGACCCCCGCCGCGTGACGGTGTTCGGCGAGTCGGCCGGTGGGGGGCTCGTGACCACCCTCCTCACCAGTCCGGCAGCCGAAGGCCTCTTCTGGCGGGCGATCGCCGAGTCGTCGCCTGCCTCGAGCGTCTATGACGCCGACCGCGCCGCGGGGATCGCCGACCGCGTGCTCACCGAGCTCGGCGTCACCGACGTCGCAGGCCTTCGGGCCGCGACGCCATCGGCGATCGTCGCCGCGCAGATGGCCGTGTTCGCGGCCATCCCGACAGCCGAGCCCGGCACGATCGCCTTCGCCCCCGTGATCGACGGCGACCTCGTTCCCGAGGCCCCCGCTGCGGTGCTGGCGCGTGGGGAGGGGCATCCTGTCCCGCTGCTCATCGGCACGAACCGCGACGAGGCGTCGTTGTTCCGCATGATGAAATCGCCGCTGCTCCCCGTAGACGACGCCGACATCGACCGCATGATCGCCGACCTCTCGCACGAGCGCCCCGAGCTCGAGGTGCCCACGCGCGCCGAGGTGCACGCCGCGTACGAAGGGGTGCGGCACCATGCCATCGGCATGGGGATCGCGCGCGACATCGGCTTCCGCATGCCGACGATCTGGGTCGCCGAGGGACACAGTGGTCTTGCGCCGACCTGGCTCTACCGATTCGACCACGCCACCCCGATGCTGAAGCTGCTGCGGATCGGGGCGACGCACGGCTCGGAGCTGGCGTACGTCTGGGGAACCCTCGGGGCGAACGCCCACGACATCACCTTCCGCCTCGGCGGCCGCCGCGACGCCGAGCGGATCGGTGGCCGCATGCGCGAACGATGGGTCGCGTTCGCCGCAGGCGGGAGTCCCGATGCCGCCGACGCCGAGGCCTGGCCGCCCTACGACACCGCCGAGCGGGCGACGCTCGTCATCGAGAGCGTCGACCGGGTCGTGCCCGACCTCGATCAGAAGCTGCGCGAGAGCTGGGGCGACGAGGTGCTGGCCTTCCCGTGAGTGCGGGCCTCGCCTGTGAGCCCGGGTAGCGTATCGGGGTGACCAGCTATACCGTTGCCACCGACGGCGCCTGCAAAGGCAACCCCGGCCCGACGGGATGGGCGTGGGTCGGCGAGGACGGCCACTGGGCCGCCGGCTCGATCGCGCTCGGTACGAACAACATCGGCGAGCTCACCGGACTGCTCCGCGCGATCGAGGATCACCGCGAGGTCGCCGACCTCATCGTGCAGGCCGACTCGATGTACGCCATCGACACGTACACGAAGTGGATGGACGGCCACCGCCGCCGCGGCTGGAAGACCTCGACCGGCTCGCCGACGAAGAATCGCGACCTCCTCGAGCAGCTGATCGCCGCGCGCGACGCGCGACGCGCAGCGGGCCTCCCCGACGTCGTGCTGCAGCACGTGCGCGGCCACTCCGGTCACGTGCTCAACGCGTGGGCCGACGAGCGCGCGGTGCGGGCCGCCGAGCACGCCGCCGAGGGCAAGGAGAGCGCGTGGTCATCACTCGGCTCCCATCCGAAGCTGGATGTCGCGGCGGCGCCGAAGAACGGACGCTGACCGGCCCCGACGCGGCGCAGCGGTCACGAATCCGACGCGGCGAAGATCGCCACGGCGCGTGACCCGATGCGGAAGGATGCGAGACGACGATGCCCTTCCCCCGCCCGTACCCGGCGGCCTCGGGTCGAGATAGCAATGACCGCGTTACGGTCCACGACCTCCGCCACGGCGCTGAGCATGTCCGCCAACGCGGCGTCGGGGTCAACGCCCGACCACGTGGTCTGCTCGCCGTAAGGGATATCAGCGATGACCAGTCCGGGGCGCTCATCGCCGAGCGCCTCTCGGAGCTGTCCGGGGTCGAAGACGTCGGCGATCGCGACGCGGGTCGACAGAGACCGATTGTCCTCGAGTCTTGCGGGAGCGAGCCGTTCGGCGGCCGCCGCCGCATCGGCGTACGCGGGCTTGCCGAACAGTTCGGCCCCTTCCCGCAACGCCGCGGCCCGCGTGTGAAGACCGTGGCGGGCCAGCAGACGGAGATTCCGGCGGGCCAGCGACACGGCGGCAGGATCGATGTCGCTGGCGATGACAGCGGAGATCTCCTTCCCATGCAGAATGGCGAGGGTTGTCAGTAAATAGCCGCTGCCGCAGCACGGGTCCCATACGGTCACCGGGCCCTCCCTGCCGCGAGCCCGGGCGCGCTGGAAGATCTCGCTCGCGAGGCGCACGGGGAAGGCGGGGAATCCCGGTGCCGAGAAGAGCACTCGCCCGGAGGACAGATCGGAGTGATCACGGCGGGTGGTGGCGTAGCGGTAGGCCACGTTGTCTCACTTCCGCCCACGCTGACGGACGGCCTCGTAGAGGGCGACCGTCGCGGCGCTGGCGGCGTTCAGCGAGCTCGCCGCCCCACCCATCGGGATGCGCGCCAGCACGTCGCAGTTCTCACGCCATCCCCTGCTCATCCCCCGTGTCTCATTGCCGACGACGAGCAAGGCGGGTTCGGCGAGATCGACATCGGCGACGTCAACGTCAGCGTGCTCATCGGTTCCGATCACCGTGATCGGGCACCCGCTCCCCCGACGCTCTCGCACCCACCTCATAACCGCCTCATGCGACGCGACGCGCACCACGGGTACGGTGAACACGGAACCGGTGGAGGCCCGCACCGCCGCGGGATCGTAGGGGTCGGCGGCATGCCCGGTCACAATGAGCCCCGCGCCGCCGAACGCGTCGACCGAACGCAGCAGGCTGCCGATGTTGCCCGGCATGATGGGGCGATCGAACACTACAGCGAGGAACGCCGGGCCCACCTCGATGCGAGATAGATCATCGGACGGAAGCTCCGCGACGACGAGGACCTCCGGCACGTCATCCCTCTCACTGAGTCGCCCGAGCAGCTCTCGGGACATCGCGACCACCTCGCCGCCCGCGCGCTCAAGAACACTGGTCGCCCACCCCGACGGCGACGTCTCGCGGTCGTAGAGCACCGCCCGCACCGGCCAGCCGTGCTCGAGGGCGAGAGTGATTGGGCGGACGCCATGAACGAGAAACTCACCAGCGCGGTGGCGTTTGTTGCGGCTGTGGAGGAGTGCCTCCCATTGCTGGAAACGCGCGTTGGGTCGCGAGATCGTGATCACTGTCTGCCTCACCTCCGGCTCCACCGTGCACGACCACCGAGACCCTCGCACGACAATTCCTGCCCAATCCGGTCGCCGCGGCGGACAAGATTCTGTAGGGCCCCCGACGCGGCGCAGCGGTCCTAGCCTGGAACCGTGGCAGAGGAGCCCGACCGCCTGTGTGCTGACGAGCGCGCCGAGCTGCGTGCGCTCCAGCGGCGCGCGTACGGACCCGATGCCGACATCGACACCGACCCGGCCGCGCTCGCCCGGTTGCGCGAATTGGAGACCGCGGCGGCGCGGCCCACTCCCCCGCAGGACCAGGGGCCGGTCGACGACGACCCCGTTGAGCATCACCCTGGCGCGAACGCCGCGGCAGCGGCATCCGATCTCCCCCGTCGCGCTGCTCGACGGCCCACCCTCCTCTTCGTCGCCGGCGGCGCCGCACTGGCGGTCGCCGGGACCGCCCTCGTGACATCGACCGCCGGGACGCAGACGCCGGCCGAGGGTGATGACATAGCGATCATCCGACAGGAAGCCGCCGACGCCGCCGCGGAGCGCCTCGCGCTCGACGACGAAGGGTCGTACCGGAACCCCTACGAGCTCTACTTCGACGGCAAGAGGGATGAAGTCCTCACCCTCCCGGGCGCGGAGGGCGTCGCATCCCGCGTGGTCTACGACGAATTCCTGCCCTACGGCACGCTCTACGGGCGCCTCGTCGGCGCCGGTCCGACCGAGGACGACCGGTTCTGCATGATCGTCGAGAGCGACCCGTCAGCGGTGACGGTCTGTCTCGACCCGGCGATCTGGGGATTCGCCCCGCTGCCCAAGACCCTCGTCTTCCCCGCGCCGCAGTTCGACGCCGCCTCCCCCGGCGAGGTCGCCTACGTCGGCTACACCCTCGAGCCCGACGGTCAGGTCGTTGCTCGTCCGGGCGTGGATCCGCAAGCGGCATCCGAGCCGGAACCGACACGCACGGCGGTTCCGGCGCCGGGCACCCAGTAGACCGGCATCACACCGCGGCGAGCCGGGCCTGGAGGGCGTCGATGGCGGGGCGCTGGCCCTTCACGAGGCGCTCACGCGCCACGTCGAACCCGACCCACTCGGCCCGGTCGACTTCGGGGAACACCGCCCGCTTGCCCGAGCGGGGCGGCCACTCCATCTCGAACTCGCCGAACCCCGCCGTCGGGGCGTCGAAGCCCGCGCCGTCACCGACGAACACCGTCACGCGCTTCCCCGACGAGTATGCGTAGGTGCCGAGCTCGGCATAGTCCACCTCGGGCGCCTCGACGCCGAGCTCCTCGCGGAACTCCCGCCGGGCGGCATCCAACGGCGCCTCATCGTCGTCGAACTCGCCCTTGGGGATCGACCACGCGCCGGCGTCCTTCTTCGCCCAGAACGGCCCGCCCATGTGGGCGATGAGCACCTCGGGGTGCCCGCCGAGCCGGAAGAGAAGGATGCCGGCGCTGCGCATCAGGTGAGGCGCTGCTTCGGCGACACCCCGTAGGTGTGCTCGGGGTCGTCGAAGACGGCGCCGCCGAGGGCGGTGTCGATCGCCGACATCGTGTCGGCGTCGAGCGTGACGCCCGAGGCCTTGACGGTGTCGGCGAGCTGCTCGGGGCGCGACGCGCCCACGAGGGCGGCGGCGACGTTGGGGTTCTGCAGCACCCAGGCGATCGCGAGCTGAGGCATGGTGAGCCCCGCCTGCTCGGCGATCGGTTTCAGTCGCTGCACGGCCTCGAGCACCTCGTCGCGGAGGAACCCCTTGATGAACTGCGCGCCGCTCTTCTCATCGGTGGCGCGCGACCCCTCGGGCACCGGCTGGCCGGGCAGGTACTTGCCGCTGAGCACGCCCTGCGCCATCGGCGACCACACGATCTGCGAGATGCCGAGCTCCTCCGACGCGGGCACGACCTTGCCTTCGATGACCCGCCAGAGCATCGAGTACTGCGGCTGGTTGGAGATCAGCTGGATGCCGAGGCTCTTCGCCAGGGCGTGGCCCTCGCGCAGCTGCTCGGCGGTCCACTCCGAGACGCCGATGTAGAGGGCCTTTCCCTGTCGCACGACGTCCGCGAACGCCTGGAAGGTCTCCTCCAGGGGGGTCTCGTAGTCGAATCGGTGCGCCTGGTAGAGGTCGACGTAGTCGGTGCCCAGGCGCTTCAGCGACCCGTTGATCGACTCCATGATGTGCTTGCGGCTGAGACCGGTGTCGTTGGGGCCGCCGGGGCCGGTCGGGAAGTAGACCTTGGTGAAGATCTCCAGCGACTCCCGGCGCTGACCCTCCAGCGCCTTGCCGAGCACCACCTCGGCGGCGGTGTTGGCGTAGGTGTCGGCGGTGTCGAAGGTGGTGATGCCGGCGTCGAGCGCGGCATGCACCGTCTTCACGGCGGCGTCGTCCTCGACCTGGGAGGCGTGCGTCACCCAGTTGCCGTAGGTGATCTCCGAGACCTTCAGTCCACTGTTTCCGAGATAGCGATATGCGACCACGTGGGTCCTCCTTCGAGAGCGGTTCAGGGCACGCGGTATCCGGCGGCACGGAACAGTTCGTACCACTCGGCCCGCGTGAGGGGGATGTCGGAACCGAGCGCGGCACCCTGCACGCGCTCGATGGTGGTGGTGCCGAGCACGACCTGCATGTTCGCCGGATGCCGCGTGATCCACGCCGTCGCGATGGCGATGGCGGGGACGTCGTAGGCCTTCGCGAGGCGGTCGATGACGGCGTTCAACTCCGCGTAGTCGGGGGAACCGAGGAAGGTCCCGGTGAAGAAGCCGGCCTGGAAGGGCGACCAGGCCTGCACCGTGATCCCATGGAGGCGGCAGTAGTCGATGATCCCGCCGCCGTCGAGGACGATGGACTGGTCGGTGCCCGCCATGTTCGCCGCGACCCCCTGCGCCACGGTCGGCGCATGCGTGATCGACAGCTGCAGCTGGTTGGCCACGATCGGCTGGCTGACGGCGGTCTTGAGCAGCTCGATCTGGGCGGGAGTCTGGTTGGAGACACCGAACGCGCGGACCTTGCCCGAGCTCTCGAGGTGGTCGAATGCGCGGGCGACCTCCTCGGGCTCGACGAGCGCGTCGGGCCGGTGCAGGAGCAGGATGTCGATGTAGTCGGTCTTCAGAGCGTTGAGCGACCCCTCCACCGAGCTGACGAGGTGGTCGTAGGAGAAGTCGAAGTACG
The Microbacterium sp. SLBN-154 DNA segment above includes these coding regions:
- a CDS encoding ABC transporter ATP-binding protein yields the protein MTDVIRTHGLVKRYGRVAALDGLDLHVPAGQVHGFLGPNGAGKSTTIRILLGLARATTGEARVLGGDPWRDAVRLHRRIAYVPGDVSIWPNLTGGEAIDFLSRLRGAGRNDARYRAERERLCEVFQFDPRRKGRTYSKGNRQKVALIAAFAVPADLYIFDEPTSGLDPLMELVFREELQRARDAGATVLLSSHILPEVEQVCDHVSIIRAGRVVESGTLAELRHLTRTSISFTAGDGAVPTIAGAHDIEVEGGRVRLSLDSDRVTAALPELARLGVEGLRIEPPSLEELFLRHYGDHPVEAS
- a CDS encoding GntR family transcriptional regulator, giving the protein MRASDRAYATLLDEIQQGILAPGTVLGEVEQSTRLGVSRTPLREALARLVADGLVVQQSPRVTVVAPIDSDDIRALFEVRRALEEAAARAAARSHHRRRFAELAESFAEVDVSSAAAREEYYALIARFDAALDAAHGNDYLTAALRPVRTHLVRVRRLAREHTGRLAASVSEHHLIAQAIADGDADLAAHATHVHLHHALSHVIASPRTQQGAA
- a CDS encoding carboxylesterase/lipase family protein; the encoded protein is MTDTATATAPAGVFHGDGLAGGVRRWRGIRYALSPAGEGRWRPSQSAPPASGPVEARAFGPAAPQGHTPAVKLPADTPTDEDCLTLNIWSPDAAGDRAAPVMVWLHGGAYIFGASSQAMYDGEALARAGAVVVTINYRIGALGFLDLTRVFPDDGFAANPALGDILLALRWVQDNIAAFGGDPRRVTVFGESAGGGLVTTLLTSPAAEGLFWRAIAESSPASSVYDADRAAGIADRVLTELGVTDVAGLRAATPSAIVAAQMAVFAAIPTAEPGTIAFAPVIDGDLVPEAPAAVLARGEGHPVPLLIGTNRDEASLFRMMKSPLLPVDDADIDRMIADLSHERPELEVPTRAEVHAAYEGVRHHAIGMGIARDIGFRMPTIWVAEGHSGLAPTWLYRFDHATPMLKLLRIGATHGSELAYVWGTLGANAHDITFRLGGRRDAERIGGRMRERWVAFAAGGSPDAADAEAWPPYDTAERATLVIESVDRVVPDLDQKLRESWGDEVLAFP
- a CDS encoding MmgE/PrpD family protein, giving the protein MTVTHHLRVHRSDEHLAREGQLAWHIAEVAADPVEVDADTTDMIINRIIDNAAVAAASLTRAPVSAARQQALDHAVSVGGDGATIFGCALERRTSPEWAAWANGVAVRELDYHDTFLAADYSHPGDNIPPILAVAQHVGADGRALLRGIATGYEIQIDLVRAICLHKHKIDHVAHLGPSAAAGIGTLLDLPVETIYQAVGQALHTTTATRQSRKGEISTWKAHAPAFAGKMAVEAVDRAMRGETSPSPIYEGEDGVIAWMLDGPDASYDVPLPAAGEPKRAILDSYTKEHSAEYQAQAWIDLARKLHGEHPEATDPANVASIVLHTSHHTHYVIGSGANDPQKYDPTASRETLDHSIPYIFAVALQDGGWHHVDSYTPERAGRADTVELWQKITTAEDAEWTRRYHSDDPNEKAFGGRVVITLTDGTVIEDEIAVADAHPLGARPFARDDYVRKFRLLAEPVLAPEEIERFLELAERLPELTADEVRQLSIVAKPGVLATAPAPKGLF
- a CDS encoding TrmH family RNA methyltransferase, whose product is MRQTVITISRPNARFQQWEALLHSRNKRHRAGEFLVHGVRPITLALEHGWPVRAVLYDRETSPSGWATSVLERAGGEVVAMSRELLGRLSERDDVPEVLVVAELPSDDLSRIEVGPAFLAVVFDRPIMPGNIGSLLRSVDAFGGAGLIVTGHAADPYDPAAVRASTGSVFTVPVVRVASHEAVMRWVRERRGSGCPITVIGTDEHADVDVADVDLAEPALLVVGNETRGMSRGWRENCDVLARIPMGGAASSLNAASAATVALYEAVRQRGRK
- a CDS encoding NUDIX domain-containing protein yields the protein MRSAGILLFRLGGHPEVLIAHMGGPFWAKKDAGAWSIPKGEFDDDEAPLDAARREFREELGVEAPEVDYAELGTYAYSSGKRVTVFVGDGAGFDAPTAGFGEFEMEWPPRSGKRAVFPEVDRAEWVGFDVARERLVKGQRPAIDALQARLAAV
- a CDS encoding ribonuclease H family protein codes for the protein MTSYTVATDGACKGNPGPTGWAWVGEDGHWAAGSIALGTNNIGELTGLLRAIEDHREVADLIVQADSMYAIDTYTKWMDGHRRRGWKTSTGSPTKNRDLLEQLIAARDARRAAGLPDVVLQHVRGHSGHVLNAWADERAVRAAEHAAEGKESAWSSLGSHPKLDVAAAPKNGR
- a CDS encoding rRNA methyltransferase translates to MAYRYATTRRDHSDLSSGRVLFSAPGFPAFPVRLASEIFQRARARGREGPVTVWDPCCGSGYLLTTLAILHGKEISAVIASDIDPAAVSLARRNLRLLARHGLHTRAAALREGAELFGKPAYADAAAAAERLAPARLEDNRSLSTRVAIADVFDPGQLREALGDERPGLVIADIPYGEQTTWSGVDPDAALADMLSAVAEVVDRNAVIAISTRGRRVRAGEGHRRLASFRIGSRAVAIFAASDS
- a CDS encoding ABC transporter permease — protein: MILLTQRLRRDGVQLLVWILATAALCFSATAGVSEAFAAESERQTLLAVALANPAILLFRGLPSGASEGAFLVFTILPFLVLLGALMAGFLAVRHVRAEEESGRADVVSATPAGRRAPFIATVAHGLIACTLLGIATAAAFIAAGLGAGGSVALGGALASSAAVFLGVGLVSAQLFRSSRAANSFSVGVILIAFLAAGIGNAIGTPSDDLTRMESSGLAWLSPFAWAENVRPFADDDPRPILLAVGVSVALLTVAAALQATRDLGAGVIAPRPGRAAASSLLSRPLGLATRVSAGSLLAWVVGAAVVGALSTSLGDVIDEIATQNPAVTDMLDRLAAQGSMDQGLVVTFFVMVGTLAACFGVQTVQRARQEETHGTAEQTLATPVARARWLGAFLATALAGIVVIVAAAVAAATLALLARGGDPAILPDVVVAGAGQVLGAAVFPVLTAVIFTLLPRATTTLGWVLVIAAASLALFGALLGLDEDIVSLSPFAAAPVPAADGVAWNGSAWLVVLAVAGVASSLMLMRRREVATGG
- a CDS encoding GbsR/MarR family transcriptional regulator, which translates into the protein MAEPERSHPGVERAERAAAMLAAAGMPRMPARVMMALVGSPDEGYSAAELASRLGVSPAAVSGAVRYLESMRMVHRLSRPGERVARFDLIDDGWRSMVVSQTPMYGRLADDIDAIADDNADAPASVERAREIAGFLRYLEKRMPELVVEWQESTGRSPS